In a single window of the Trichocoleus sp. genome:
- a CDS encoding calcium-binding protein, with the protein MSSFEETPLTKAEIGQLIAQEDHLIGTAANDLLLGTLRDNWIEGKEGNDRIYGKEGDDQLFGNEGDDQIYGGAGDDLLDGGSGTNYLDAGEGNNTIWATSGATEIIRAESGDDRLSNGGGSFIAYLGDGNNIVQASDSRATIYTGSGNDELTLSGSGEYFIYAGDGNNVIDSKALFGTTVYAGSGNDAVTILAAGGPRGVFSTVYAGDGNNTIEVGTSNHMISGSGDDRIRASGTYNTIQAGNGNNTITVQGGSAQITSGKGDDQIEALLSGTASEMGSIVLNAGDGNNKIQVMSARSEVYTGAGNDQITVQAFSGSSIIQSGDGENVISINLNGDTTTRTGKDNDQITIASVGGSHTIDVGEGQNEVNVTQLTDGVATIYAGSGNDRITLTQGSVYAEDGNNIIVVTGKFADVYTGAGNDQITATTTGRALVQAGDGENQILTGAGDDLITGGSGSDDIQAGGGTNTIYTGSGNNLLTITGSDTVYANGNNRFLFAGGSATIYGFTEQDRICLGSLKPSDLTLSQNGTDTLLTVTATNTQLATLKDVQPEAITSAQFC; encoded by the coding sequence ATGTCTTCTTTTGAAGAAACACCTTTAACCAAAGCTGAAATTGGGCAACTGATTGCTCAGGAAGATCACCTCATTGGTACGGCAGCAAACGATTTGTTGCTCGGTACGCTGAGAGATAACTGGATTGAAGGCAAAGAAGGGAACGATCGAATCTACGGCAAGGAAGGGGACGATCAGCTATTTGGCAATGAAGGGGATGATCAAATTTATGGTGGCGCAGGCGATGACCTGCTCGATGGCGGCAGCGGGACGAACTATTTAGATGCAGGCGAGGGCAACAACACAATTTGGGCGACTTCTGGCGCAACTGAAATAATCCGGGCAGAGTCAGGAGACGATCGCCTCAGCAATGGTGGGGGCAGCTTTATTGCTTATCTGGGAGATGGCAACAATATCGTTCAGGCGAGTGATAGCCGCGCCACAATTTATACTGGCTCAGGCAATGACGAACTGACGCTCTCCGGATCTGGCGAATATTTTATTTATGCTGGGGATGGCAATAATGTCATTGATAGCAAAGCCTTGTTTGGCACTACGGTTTATGCCGGATCGGGGAATGATGCAGTCACCATTCTGGCAGCAGGTGGCCCTAGAGGGGTGTTCAGCACGGTTTATGCCGGAGATGGCAACAACACGATCGAGGTTGGCACATCAAACCACATGATTAGCGGTAGCGGAGACGATCGCATTCGCGCCAGCGGCACCTACAACACCATTCAAGCGGGCAACGGCAACAATACCATTACGGTTCAAGGCGGCTCGGCGCAGATTACCAGTGGCAAAGGCGATGACCAAATTGAGGCGCTTCTGAGCGGTACTGCCAGTGAGATGGGATCGATCGTCCTGAATGCGGGAGATGGCAACAATAAAATTCAGGTGATGAGTGCCCGCAGCGAGGTTTATACGGGTGCCGGAAATGATCAAATTACCGTTCAGGCTTTCAGTGGCTCTAGCATCATTCAATCAGGAGACGGTGAGAATGTGATCTCCATTAACTTGAACGGAGACACTACCACGCGCACAGGTAAAGACAACGACCAGATCACGATCGCCTCGGTTGGCGGCTCTCACACGATTGATGTTGGCGAAGGGCAAAACGAGGTGAACGTCACGCAGCTTACCGATGGCGTCGCTACCATTTATGCGGGTTCTGGGAACGATCGGATAACGCTAACGCAGGGGTCAGTTTATGCTGAGGACGGCAACAACATCATTGTCGTGACAGGCAAGTTTGCCGACGTTTATACAGGTGCGGGCAATGACCAGATCACCGCAACCACAACAGGTCGGGCGCTCGTACAGGCAGGAGACGGCGAGAACCAAATTCTCACAGGCGCAGGGGATGATCTGATTACGGGTGGTTCGGGCAGCGACGATATTCAGGCAGGGGGCGGCACAAACACCATCTACACCGGGAGCGGTAATAACCTGCTCACCATTACCGGAAGTGATACGGTCTATGCCAACGGCAACAATCGGTTTCTTTTTGCAGGCGGCAGCGCCACGATTTACGGCTTCACAGAGCAAGATCGAATTTGTCTGGGCAGCCTTAAACCCAGTGATTTGACGCTCAGCCAGAATGGAACCGACACCCTATTAACGGTGACTGCAACCAATACTCAACTTGCTACTTTGAAAGACGTTCAGCCAGAAGCAATCACAAGTGCCCAATTCTGCTAA
- a CDS encoding TIGR03943 family protein: MAVRAKQPLGNRFGNIFRNFQPWLDSLAILAWGVLLLKYWLTGKINILLHPDYVWLAYSSGFFLVGLGFLKLGQIVVQARSRSRVRQIANPQHFSLFPPGWSSTLLLAVALFGLQFTPQPFASQVAMERGVTDTLTLTRSQPQSFRGNTSPESRSLIDWVRMLNVYPEPDAYTGQKAKVSGFVIHLSSLPENYLMISRFIITCCAADVYPVGLPVKLSGSRNAYAPDSWQEVQGEVITETLDGRRQLVIKATNLKSIPKPANPYDY, translated from the coding sequence ATGGCAGTCCGAGCAAAACAGCCCCTAGGCAATCGATTTGGCAACATTTTCCGCAATTTCCAACCCTGGCTCGATAGTCTGGCAATTTTGGCGTGGGGGGTCTTGCTGCTGAAATATTGGTTGACGGGCAAGATCAACATTTTGCTGCACCCAGATTATGTTTGGCTTGCCTATTCTTCCGGTTTTTTTCTAGTGGGGTTAGGCTTCCTGAAACTGGGGCAGATAGTCGTTCAGGCAAGGAGTCGATCGCGAGTGCGGCAAATCGCTAATCCGCAGCATTTCTCTTTGTTTCCACCCGGTTGGAGCAGTACCCTCTTGCTTGCCGTGGCGCTGTTTGGCTTGCAGTTTACGCCTCAGCCTTTTGCCAGCCAGGTTGCGATGGAACGAGGAGTCACCGACACCCTGACGCTGACCCGATCGCAGCCTCAATCTTTTCGTGGCAACACAAGCCCAGAAAGTCGATCGCTGATTGATTGGGTACGAATGCTGAATGTTTATCCTGAACCCGATGCTTACACCGGGCAAAAAGCAAAGGTGAGTGGCTTTGTGATTCACTTGTCTAGCTTGCCAGAGAACTATTTAATGATTTCTCGGTTTATCATTACCTGCTGCGCTGCTGATGTGTATCCGGTGGGGTTGCCAGTCAAACTGTCGGGCAGTCGGAATGCTTATGCGCCGGATAGCTGGCAAGAAGTTCAGGGCGAAGTGATCACGGAAACTTTGGATGGAAGACGGCAACTCGTGATCAAAGCGACCAACCTGAAATCAATTCCTAAGCCAGCAAATCCTTACGACTATTAA
- a CDS encoding permease: MNQLNNALTLFFSLLVEAIPFLLLGVLFSSALLLFVDERRLLTLVPRNPLLAAFVGSLIGFLFPVCECGNVPVARRLLVQGAPSAMAIGFLLAAPTVNPIVFWATWTAFRDQPEIVFLRIGCSLLIATIIGWVFSRQADLRPLLQPAIARAMPVPSQASGQASRRFAGRKQDTSSTLLQSGTFLIGQKDQPFQLDNSAAALASSSVLSKPLPDRLRLMFDNVVQELRELGGILIIGSAIAAVVQTAIPREMVLGLGQGQISSIVAMLILACIVSICSTVDAFFALSFASTFTTGSLLAFLVFGPMVDLKNIALLLSVFRSRAIVYLFVLAGQLTFLLALLVNLYIS; encoded by the coding sequence ATGAACCAGCTTAATAACGCCCTGACGCTGTTTTTTAGTTTGCTGGTTGAGGCAATCCCTTTTTTGCTGCTGGGAGTTTTGTTCTCAAGTGCGCTGCTGCTGTTTGTGGATGAGCGCCGCTTGCTGACACTTGTACCTCGAAATCCTCTGCTGGCAGCGTTTGTAGGGAGTTTAATTGGATTTCTGTTTCCGGTGTGCGAGTGCGGTAATGTGCCTGTAGCGAGGCGGCTTTTGGTTCAGGGTGCGCCTTCAGCAATGGCGATCGGCTTTTTGTTGGCGGCTCCGACGGTGAACCCGATCGTCTTTTGGGCAACCTGGACGGCATTTCGAGATCAGCCAGAAATTGTTTTTCTGCGGATTGGCTGTTCATTGCTGATTGCGACGATCATTGGCTGGGTGTTTAGTCGGCAGGCAGATTTACGTCCGTTGCTGCAGCCTGCAATTGCTCGCGCTATGCCTGTGCCCTCTCAAGCTTCTGGTCAAGCGTCTAGGAGGTTTGCGGGACGGAAGCAAGACACCTCATCAACACTGCTGCAATCTGGCACATTTTTAATTGGACAGAAAGACCAGCCTTTTCAGCTTGATAATTCAGCCGCCGCCTTAGCCAGTAGCTCGGTGCTCTCTAAACCATTGCCCGATCGCTTGCGCCTGATGTTTGACAATGTGGTGCAGGAACTACGGGAGCTAGGCGGCATTTTGATCATTGGTAGCGCCATTGCCGCAGTCGTCCAAACTGCCATTCCGCGCGAGATGGTGTTGGGTTTGGGACAGGGGCAGATTAGTTCGATCGTGGCGATGCTGATTTTGGCTTGCATTGTTTCCATCTGCTCCACTGTTGATGCCTTTTTTGCCCTCTCGTTTGCTTCCACCTTTACCACGGGTTCTCTGCTTGCCTTCCTGGTTTTTGGGCCGATGGTTGACCTGAAGAATATTGCGCTGCTCTTGTCGGTGTTTCGCTCCAGGGCGATCGTCTATCTCTTCGTGCTTGCCGGACAGCTCACCTTTCTGCTGGCGTTGTTGGTCAACCTTTACATCAGCTAA